A genome region from Natronosalvus rutilus includes the following:
- a CDS encoding pyridoxamine 5'-phosphate oxidase family protein — translation MDHIDYAYTFGMDADALEARLRETETGVLALSRGNESYAFPVAHHYDGEALYFRLGVTEGSEKRAFLEATETACYVVYGTKTTDNPREIDSWSVLVTGQLSEVPASERDRFDTAQINRNFSPIRVFDEAIDEIEITIVELEIDAITGRATGNG, via the coding sequence ATGGACCACATCGACTACGCTTACACCTTCGGGATGGATGCGGACGCACTCGAGGCGCGACTCCGGGAAACCGAAACAGGCGTGCTCGCACTCTCGAGGGGGAACGAAAGCTACGCGTTTCCAGTGGCTCATCACTACGACGGCGAAGCCCTCTACTTCCGTCTCGGGGTAACCGAAGGGAGCGAGAAACGGGCGTTTCTGGAAGCGACCGAGACGGCGTGTTACGTCGTTTACGGGACGAAGACGACCGACAACCCGCGAGAGATCGACTCCTGGAGCGTCCTCGTTACCGGCCAACTTAGCGAGGTCCCGGCGTCGGAACGCGACCGGTTCGATACGGCGCAGATCAACCGGAACTTCTCGCCCATACGTGTGTTCGACGAAGCGATCGACGAGATCGAGATTACGATCGTCGAACTCGAAATCGACGCGATAACCGGACGGGCGACCGGGAACGGTTGA
- a CDS encoding DICT sensory domain-containing protein translates to MLDTYIEAVEEGRKWLTVYSHADSTDLSDRLAARNATVITRRLPPRGPPPFVTIHDGPTFVGAVSLETLEELLAPPVIRPTDRTGLSEGYRALLEVLEETLFTALDRRQLLATSREIEDRAFRVGRGTVRVGFQRLSAFEQQVPLYRRLGEETDLDIHVYGRPDWEPPLLENVRYHRDEEGVLEPFWCLAYDGGEDPMQACALVARERESGFLGFWTYDPDLVGEILEALESIG, encoded by the coding sequence ATGCTCGATACCTACATCGAAGCGGTCGAAGAAGGGCGTAAGTGGCTCACTGTCTACAGCCACGCTGACTCGACGGATCTTTCGGACCGACTCGCCGCGCGAAACGCGACGGTCATCACCCGGCGGCTGCCGCCTCGCGGGCCGCCGCCGTTCGTCACCATTCACGACGGACCGACCTTCGTCGGTGCGGTCAGCCTCGAAACCCTAGAGGAACTGCTCGCGCCGCCGGTAATTCGCCCGACGGATCGGACGGGCCTGTCCGAGGGGTACCGCGCACTCCTCGAGGTGCTTGAGGAGACGCTGTTTACCGCCCTCGATCGCCGACAGCTGCTGGCGACCAGCCGCGAAATCGAGGACCGGGCCTTCCGAGTCGGCCGTGGAACGGTTCGCGTCGGCTTCCAGCGGCTGTCGGCCTTCGAACAGCAGGTGCCGCTTTACCGACGACTCGGCGAGGAAACCGACCTCGACATTCACGTCTACGGCCGCCCGGACTGGGAGCCGCCGTTGCTCGAGAACGTACGCTACCACCGGGACGAAGAAGGCGTCCTCGAACCGTTCTGGTGTCTGGCGTACGACGGCGGCGAGGACCCGATGCAGGCGTGTGCGCTCGTGGCCCGCGAACGCGAGTCGGGGTTCCTCGGGTTCTGGACGTACGATCCCGACCTGGTCGGGGAAATTCTGGAGGCACTCGAGTCGATCGGATGA
- a CDS encoding DUF7344 domain-containing protein, which produces MPEDEPAIDEEDYVETAPLLASDSFYRALVERPRRRVLYYLLEREECSVDELADVLAGWETTTETMVAPDRRRQHELSLVHRHLPLLSEAGLVAYDSESGEISLVTVPEPAKALVRRAIEVETA; this is translated from the coding sequence ATGCCCGAAGACGAACCCGCGATAGACGAGGAAGACTACGTCGAAACGGCACCGCTACTGGCCAGCGATTCGTTCTATCGAGCCCTCGTCGAACGCCCCCGTCGACGCGTGCTCTACTACCTGCTCGAGCGCGAGGAGTGTTCGGTCGACGAACTGGCGGACGTCCTCGCCGGGTGGGAGACGACGACCGAAACGATGGTCGCTCCCGACCGACGTCGCCAGCACGAACTCTCGCTGGTCCACAGGCACCTCCCCCTGCTCTCGGAGGCCGGGCTGGTAGCGTACGATAGCGAGAGCGGGGAGATCTCGCTCGTGACCGTTCCGGAGCCGGCGAAGGCGCTCGTCCGTCGCGCGATCGAAGTCGAGACCGCGTAG
- a CDS encoding aldehyde dehydrogenase family protein, with protein sequence MSQDDPSQTYGHYVGGEWTDGAGDDTFESQNPATGETLAEFHRGTEADVDAALKAADEAFDEWRELSYIDRAEYLWDIYHEMRDRTDELAEIVTKECGKEISEGRADVVEAYHMVEWAAGNARHPHGDVVPSEVGAKDAYMRRKPRGVIGCITPWNFPVAIPFWHMAIALVEGNTVVWKPAEQTPWCGQIIAEMMEDAGVPEGVFNMVQGFGDAGASIVDDSRVDTVLFTGSAEVGHEIAGKVGGEPGKLAACEMGGKNGIVITENADLDIAVHSAVMSSFKTTGQRCVSSERLIVHEEVYDEFKERYVELAESVAVGDPLDENTFMGPAIEPEHVEKIHKHNELAEKEGAEVLVDRADLEADEIPDGHEDGNWVGPFVYEIEYDTDLRCLKEECFGPHVALLKYSGDIEEAVEIHNDTPYGLAGAIISEDYRQINYFRDRAEIGLAYANLPCIGAEVQLPFGGVKKSGNGYPSAREAIEAVTERTAWTLNNSKEIQMAQGLSADITTQDD encoded by the coding sequence ATGAGTCAAGACGATCCTTCGCAGACGTACGGCCACTACGTCGGTGGCGAGTGGACCGACGGGGCCGGCGACGACACCTTCGAGAGTCAGAACCCGGCGACGGGCGAGACGCTCGCCGAGTTCCACCGCGGAACCGAGGCCGATGTCGACGCCGCGCTCAAGGCCGCCGACGAGGCGTTTGACGAGTGGCGGGAACTCTCCTACATCGACCGCGCGGAGTACCTCTGGGACATCTACCACGAAATGCGCGACCGGACCGACGAACTCGCCGAGATCGTCACGAAAGAGTGCGGCAAGGAAATCTCCGAGGGGCGTGCAGACGTCGTCGAGGCCTACCACATGGTCGAGTGGGCCGCGGGCAACGCTCGTCACCCGCACGGGGACGTCGTCCCGAGCGAAGTCGGCGCGAAGGACGCCTACATGCGCCGCAAGCCGCGGGGCGTCATCGGTTGCATCACCCCGTGGAACTTCCCGGTCGCCATCCCGTTCTGGCACATGGCCATCGCGCTGGTCGAAGGCAACACCGTCGTCTGGAAGCCCGCCGAGCAGACGCCGTGGTGCGGCCAGATCATCGCCGAGATGATGGAAGACGCCGGCGTCCCCGAGGGCGTCTTCAACATGGTGCAGGGCTTCGGCGACGCCGGGGCCTCGATCGTCGACGACTCCCGGGTCGACACCGTCCTCTTTACTGGCTCCGCCGAGGTCGGCCACGAGATCGCCGGCAAGGTCGGCGGCGAACCCGGCAAACTCGCGGCCTGCGAGATGGGCGGGAAGAACGGCATCGTCATCACCGAAAACGCCGACCTCGACATTGCCGTCCACTCGGCGGTCATGTCGAGTTTCAAGACCACCGGCCAGCGCTGCGTCTCGAGTGAGCGCCTGATCGTCCACGAGGAGGTCTACGACGAGTTCAAGGAGCGCTACGTCGAACTCGCAGAGAGCGTCGCCGTCGGCGACCCGCTCGACGAGAACACGTTCATGGGCCCGGCGATCGAACCGGAGCACGTCGAGAAGATCCACAAACACAACGAGTTGGCGGAGAAGGAGGGCGCCGAGGTCCTGGTCGACCGCGCCGACCTCGAGGCCGACGAGATTCCCGACGGTCACGAGGACGGGAACTGGGTCGGCCCGTTCGTCTACGAGATCGAGTACGACACTGACCTGCGCTGTCTGAAAGAGGAGTGTTTCGGTCCCCACGTCGCCCTGCTGAAGTACTCGGGTGACATCGAGGAGGCCGTCGAGATCCACAACGACACGCCCTACGGACTTGCGGGCGCGATCATCTCCGAGGACTACCGGCAGATCAACTACTTCCGCGACCGCGCCGAAATCGGGCTGGCGTACGCCAACCTACCGTGTATCGGTGCGGAGGTCCAGCTCCCCTTCGGTGGCGTGAAGAAATCCGGAAACGGCTACCCCTCCGCTCGCGAGGCTATCGAGGCCGTCACCGAGCGCACTGCCTGGACGCTGAACAACTCGAAAGAGATCCAGATGGCCCAGGGGCTCTCGGCGGACATCACGACCCAGGACGACTAG
- a CDS encoding RIO1 family regulatory kinase/ATPase produces the protein MDIRQLARGTVEWDRLERVVRTLADRYDLEDVRVDFFEADNWLSTPCVLDDEYFVKIVSRQNALVHGLLTTGRNVGAFSSGTEGFFDRFETPREMVEHEFEATRRMREIGLNAPRPIDAFEVNGLGVLVLEYLPDFRTLDELTDDEFRDVSSTLFEMLRTLHDHGLAHGDLRAENVLLLEGDLYFIDATSVNEGRVRETRAYDLACALAMLEPRIGARAAVSAAAGVYDAETLLSARSFLDFVRLRPDHEFDSTQLRSEVEKVADIGYPGDS, from the coding sequence ATGGACATCCGCCAGCTCGCTCGCGGTACGGTCGAGTGGGATCGACTCGAGCGAGTCGTCCGAACCCTGGCGGACCGATACGACCTCGAGGACGTTCGCGTCGACTTCTTCGAGGCCGACAACTGGCTCTCGACGCCGTGCGTACTCGACGACGAGTACTTCGTCAAAATCGTCTCGCGACAGAACGCCCTCGTCCACGGACTGCTGACCACCGGGCGCAACGTCGGCGCGTTCTCCTCGGGAACGGAGGGCTTTTTCGACCGATTCGAGACACCCCGCGAGATGGTCGAACACGAGTTCGAGGCGACCCGGCGAATGCGCGAGATCGGTCTCAACGCGCCGCGTCCGATCGACGCCTTCGAGGTGAACGGCCTCGGCGTCCTCGTCCTCGAGTACCTCCCCGACTTTCGAACGCTCGACGAACTCACGGACGACGAGTTCCGCGACGTCTCCTCGACGCTCTTCGAGATGCTCCGGACGCTCCACGACCACGGACTCGCCCACGGCGACCTCCGGGCGGAGAACGTCCTCCTGCTCGAGGGGGACCTCTACTTCATCGACGCGACGAGCGTGAACGAGGGCCGGGTTCGCGAGACGAGGGCGTACGACCTCGCGTGTGCGCTCGCGATGCTCGAGCCGCGAATCGGGGCTCGAGCGGCCGTCTCCGCGGCCGCGGGCGTTTACGACGCGGAGACGCTGCTGTCGGCGCGGTCCTTCCTCGACTTCGTCAGGTTGCGCCCGGATCACGAGTTCGACTCGACGCAGTTGCGAAGCGAAGTCGAGAAGGTCGCCGACATCGGCTATCCCGGTGATAGCTGA
- a CDS encoding DUF7544 domain-containing protein has protein sequence MYAIDDLGDAIDVTRDRLTPIDAGTWLKLALILFFIGGATFGGPGAPSTGTDTAPEGATGTDIDSLADLEAEYESQVTDGPLFETVLYAVAALVVGLFLLWLLYVLVGSIMEFVFIESLRTEAVEVRRYTRSHLGDGLRLFGFRLALLLALLVPLVVPIVYVVASVTEFSAGLAALGALYVFGAIVLGLAYALVNRFTTIFVTQIMVLEDRGVLAAWSRFLPTLRSNLAEYAVYVILVWILQLVVSFGYGILAAIVAVVVAIPFVVVGAIFVVVGGPAIYLAVLVGIVGLLCIFLAALLLRVPIDSYFRYYGFLLLGDTSPDLDLIPERRNAVRTGGPVGPGSGSSGGSDGDDWNDSSAWDDDANGDDDGWRFDSGSDDDEDRDQDQDRGW, from the coding sequence ATGTACGCAATCGACGACCTCGGCGACGCAATCGACGTCACGCGGGACCGACTGACGCCGATCGACGCCGGCACGTGGCTCAAATTGGCCCTGATCCTCTTTTTCATCGGTGGGGCTACCTTCGGTGGACCGGGAGCACCCTCGACCGGCACGGACACCGCGCCGGAGGGGGCGACTGGCACCGACATCGACTCCCTCGCGGACCTCGAGGCCGAGTACGAGTCGCAGGTCACCGACGGTCCTCTGTTCGAGACGGTGCTGTACGCCGTCGCTGCCCTCGTCGTCGGTCTGTTCCTCCTCTGGCTCCTCTACGTGCTGGTGGGGTCGATCATGGAGTTCGTCTTCATCGAATCGCTCCGGACGGAGGCCGTCGAGGTCAGGCGGTACACACGGAGCCACCTCGGGGACGGCCTGCGACTGTTCGGCTTTCGTCTCGCGTTGTTGCTCGCGCTGCTCGTTCCCCTCGTCGTCCCAATCGTGTATGTGGTGGCGAGCGTGACCGAGTTCTCGGCGGGCCTCGCCGCCCTCGGCGCCCTGTACGTCTTCGGCGCGATCGTCCTGGGGCTCGCGTACGCACTCGTCAACCGCTTCACCACGATCTTCGTCACCCAGATCATGGTGCTCGAGGACCGCGGGGTGCTCGCCGCCTGGAGTCGGTTCCTGCCGACGCTCCGCTCGAACCTGGCGGAGTACGCGGTCTACGTGATCCTCGTGTGGATCTTGCAGCTCGTGGTGAGCTTCGGCTACGGGATCCTGGCCGCCATCGTCGCCGTGGTCGTCGCGATTCCGTTCGTGGTCGTCGGGGCAATCTTCGTCGTCGTCGGCGGCCCGGCCATCTACCTCGCGGTCCTGGTCGGAATCGTCGGCCTCCTCTGTATCTTCCTGGCCGCGCTTTTGCTCCGCGTCCCCATCGATTCGTACTTCCGGTACTACGGCTTCCTCCTGCTCGGCGACACGAGCCCGGACCTCGATCTGATCCCGGAGCGGCGAAACGCGGTTCGGACGGGCGGGCCCGTCGGCCCCGGCTCCGGCTCGAGTGGCGGATCCGACGGCGACGATTGGAACGACTCGAGTGCCTGGGACGACGATGCGAACGGCGACGACGACGGCTGGCGATTCGACAGCGGAAGTGACGACGACGAGGATCGGGACCAGGATCAGGATCGCGGCTGGTAA
- a CDS encoding acyl-CoA dehydrogenase family protein translates to MEFDLPDEHRMIRDTVREFCEEEIEPIAQEIEDEHRFPEEIFAQLGELDVMGVPISEEYGGLGGDTLMYAVVAEELGRVSGSVALSYVAHTSLASKPLELFGTEEQKERWLRPLAEGEYLGGWALTEPGSGSDASDMDTRAVKEGDEWVLNGTKQFITNANVAGSVLVKAVTDPEAGYDGISTFIVDPETDDGFEVTTVWDKMGLNASPTCEISLDDVRVPEDRLLGEVGEGWNQTKKTLDGGRISIAAISTGLAQGAYEHAHAYSKEREQFGKPICKFDAIRDKLVDMHRKTERARLLAHKAACRYDNGQSVTKESALAKLDASEAARKVAEDAVQVLGGYGYTTDFAPQRFYRDAKLMEIGEGTSEIQHLVIGRELGL, encoded by the coding sequence ATGGAGTTCGATCTGCCCGACGAGCACCGGATGATCCGGGACACCGTCCGGGAGTTCTGCGAGGAGGAAATCGAGCCGATCGCCCAGGAGATCGAGGACGAACACCGGTTCCCCGAGGAAATCTTCGCCCAGCTCGGCGAACTCGACGTGATGGGCGTCCCCATCTCCGAGGAGTACGGCGGCCTCGGCGGCGACACGCTGATGTACGCCGTGGTCGCCGAGGAACTCGGCCGGGTGTCGGGCTCGGTCGCGCTCTCCTACGTTGCCCACACCTCGCTCGCCTCGAAGCCGCTCGAGCTGTTCGGCACTGAGGAGCAAAAAGAGCGCTGGCTCCGCCCGCTCGCCGAAGGCGAGTACCTCGGTGGCTGGGCGCTCACCGAACCCGGGAGTGGCTCAGACGCGTCGGACATGGACACTCGAGCCGTAAAAGAGGGCGACGAGTGGGTGCTCAACGGCACCAAACAGTTCATCACGAACGCAAACGTCGCGGGCTCGGTGCTCGTGAAGGCCGTCACCGACCCCGAGGCGGGCTACGATGGCATCTCGACGTTCATCGTCGACCCCGAGACGGACGACGGCTTCGAGGTGACGACGGTGTGGGACAAGATGGGGCTCAACGCCTCCCCCACTTGCGAGATCTCCCTCGACGACGTTCGCGTCCCCGAGGATCGGCTCCTGGGGGAGGTCGGTGAGGGCTGGAACCAGACGAAGAAGACCCTCGACGGCGGCCGAATCTCCATCGCGGCCATCTCGACGGGGCTCGCCCAGGGTGCCTACGAGCACGCCCACGCCTACAGCAAAGAGCGCGAGCAATTCGGCAAACCGATCTGTAAGTTCGACGCGATCCGGGACAAACTCGTGGACATGCACCGCAAGACCGAGCGTGCCCGGCTGTTGGCTCACAAGGCCGCCTGTCGGTACGACAACGGGCAGTCGGTGACGAAGGAGTCGGCCCTCGCCAAACTCGACGCCAGCGAGGCGGCCCGGAAGGTCGCCGAGGACGCCGTCCAGGTGCTGGGCGGCTACGGCTACACGACGGACTTCGCACCCCAGCGCTTCTACCGCGACGCGAAACTGATGGAGATCGGCGAGGGTACGAGCGAGATTCAGCACCTCGTGATCGGCCGCGAACTCGGGCTGTAG
- a CDS encoding MarR family transcriptional regulator: protein MTIAVRKQGEWMSKNDERMLELLCMAERCRPRDVRDELNDLGIALRLDYVDKRLETLEDAGLVVSDAMRYRITDRGRAYLLGEFDAASVRSPRP, encoded by the coding sequence ATGACGATCGCCGTCAGGAAGCAGGGCGAGTGGATGTCGAAGAACGACGAGCGAATGCTCGAGTTGCTCTGTATGGCCGAACGGTGCCGCCCTCGAGACGTTCGAGACGAACTGAACGACCTCGGAATCGCGCTCCGCCTCGACTACGTCGACAAGCGACTCGAGACGCTCGAGGACGCCGGACTGGTCGTTTCCGACGCGATGCGGTATCGGATTACCGATCGCGGGCGAGCGTACCTTCTCGGGGAGTTCGACGCAGCGTCGGTCCGTTCACCACGACCGTAG
- a CDS encoding DUF5787 family protein, which translates to MNRAGTESESEFHFELRTCRWAEREWPLDSSDAAILVARQLGTKRRRWDTIVLECDPDALRHRAKFGEKRLDGDLLHVVRNAPEEWTYYRDCLPDPGYPWRYVRESIHEADDRGVLETRRNGNRIEIRRKWPYREWVRRIVAIENKPDLDASAARALRPQLEYDVAMALADEVWVATRKTGERIEPALLERLPVEAGILTLDPDSLESEVAWYPRRLDVDGPGTRILERPAGGPRDASPAQFEYVDPEVKARKRLEIAERAYERGWRSFADTMRPDCRHFELRSAGQFLPWCAAKGCCQTAAECSSRCSHVEPEPPAWRTRGWPIEGGPGKRSKTLLEERRRRRRPGL; encoded by the coding sequence GTGAACCGGGCCGGGACCGAGAGTGAGAGCGAGTTCCACTTCGAACTGCGAACTTGCCGCTGGGCCGAACGCGAGTGGCCACTCGACTCGAGCGACGCCGCCATCCTGGTCGCCCGGCAACTCGGCACCAAGCGGCGTCGCTGGGACACCATCGTCCTAGAGTGCGACCCCGACGCGCTCCGTCATCGGGCGAAGTTCGGCGAAAAACGCCTCGACGGGGATCTGCTCCACGTCGTCCGAAACGCGCCCGAGGAGTGGACGTACTACCGCGACTGCCTCCCCGACCCCGGCTATCCATGGCGCTACGTCCGCGAGTCGATCCACGAGGCCGACGACCGCGGCGTTCTCGAGACCCGCCGGAACGGCAACCGCATCGAGATACGACGCAAGTGGCCCTACCGCGAGTGGGTCCGCCGGATCGTCGCCATCGAGAACAAGCCGGACCTGGACGCGAGCGCCGCACGCGCCCTGCGCCCGCAACTCGAGTACGACGTGGCGATGGCACTGGCCGATGAAGTGTGGGTGGCCACGCGAAAAACGGGCGAACGGATCGAACCGGCCCTGCTCGAACGCCTGCCGGTCGAGGCGGGCATCCTGACCCTCGATCCCGACTCGCTCGAAAGTGAGGTCGCGTGGTATCCCCGGCGCCTCGACGTCGACGGGCCGGGAACGCGCATCCTGGAGCGACCCGCGGGCGGTCCGCGAGACGCGTCGCCGGCGCAGTTCGAGTACGTCGATCCCGAAGTCAAGGCGCGAAAACGACTCGAGATTGCCGAACGCGCGTACGAACGCGGCTGGCGGTCGTTCGCCGACACGATGCGCCCCGACTGCCGCCACTTCGAGTTGCGCTCGGCGGGCCAGTTTCTGCCGTGGTGTGCAGCGAAGGGCTGCTGTCAGACGGCGGCGGAGTGTAGCAGTCGCTGTTCGCACGTCGAGCCTGAACCGCCCGCGTGGCGGACCCGTGGCTGGCCCATCGAGGGGGGTCCCGGCAAACGATCGAAGACACTGCTCGAGGAGCGGCGACGACGGCGGCGCCCTGGGCTGTGA
- a CDS encoding bis(5'-nucleosyl)-tetraphosphatase, producing the protein MAVEATSAGAILFRDTRGRREYLLLKSRPGDWEFPKGGVEGEEELQQTAIREIKEEAGIEQFRLLDGFREDYDYVFEANGKTIHKTVHLFVAKSFEASAELSREHRDLQWRDYEQAVNTVTQDGPREILEQAHVYLDDLEEDGEI; encoded by the coding sequence ATGGCAGTCGAAGCTACGAGCGCAGGCGCGATCCTCTTCCGCGACACGCGGGGCCGGCGCGAGTATCTTCTACTCAAGAGCCGCCCGGGCGACTGGGAGTTTCCGAAGGGCGGTGTCGAGGGAGAGGAAGAACTACAGCAGACGGCGATCCGCGAAATCAAGGAAGAGGCAGGTATCGAACAGTTCAGACTACTCGACGGCTTCCGCGAGGACTACGACTACGTCTTCGAGGCGAATGGGAAGACGATCCACAAGACCGTCCACCTCTTCGTCGCGAAGTCGTTCGAAGCGAGTGCGGAACTCTCGAGGGAACACCGGGACCTCCAGTGGCGTGACTACGAGCAGGCGGTCAACACGGTCACCCAGGACGGGCCCCGCGAGATCCTAGAGCAGGCCCACGTCTATCTCGACGACCTCGAGGAGGACGGCGAGATTTAG
- a CDS encoding uS10/mL48 family ribosomal protein, which translates to MTFVTRLRLQSGDRAALDGIVEDIKATAEKKGAALKGPHSHPPEKYTVPQHRRLHADDDRRFSAWTYTVFTRELEIHGHDNLARNIASQNFPDSVHIEAEVEQVRGVGQGRS; encoded by the coding sequence ATGACCTTCGTCACCCGTCTCAGACTCCAGAGTGGGGACCGAGCCGCCCTGGACGGCATCGTCGAGGACATCAAGGCGACCGCCGAGAAGAAAGGAGCCGCGCTGAAGGGGCCACACTCCCATCCGCCGGAAAAGTACACCGTTCCACAGCACCGCCGACTCCACGCGGACGACGACCGCCGCTTCTCCGCGTGGACGTACACCGTCTTCACCCGCGAACTCGAGATTCACGGCCACGACAACCTCGCCCGGAATATCGCCTCGCAGAATTTCCCCGATTCGGTTCACATCGAGGCCGAAGTCGAGCAGGTTCGGGGCGTCGGTCAGGGCCGGAGCTAA
- a CDS encoding amidohydrolase: MHDDELVSLRRDLHRKPEPAWREFYTTARIVEALESLEADLDLYVGPEAINGDHRLALPEDSEIDAWYEQARKYDVDPDVLASLEGGYTGAVAVLEKGESPTVGLRVDIDGLPRIEADGEDHEPAAEGFRSEHEAMHACGHDSHATVGIGVIDAIADSDFQGTLKVFFQPAEEVIGGGKAMAKSDHLADVDYLLAMHVGLDHPTGEIVAGIDGFLAVSHLEATFYGEPAHAGARPEEGRNANQALATAVQNLYAIPRHSDGETRVNAGVIEGGSAANIIAEEARLVAEVRGETTELMEYMREKGTRVLRSAAEMHDCDLEVELGAEAPSATSDAELADVVAEVASATDGVERVLERDKLGGSEDATFLMREVQQHGGLACYVGVGTDHPGGHHTSTFDVDEASLRHGVDVLTGTIERVSLERP, translated from the coding sequence GTGCACGACGACGAACTCGTCTCGCTCCGTCGAGACCTCCACCGAAAACCCGAACCCGCCTGGCGGGAATTTTACACCACCGCGCGAATCGTCGAGGCCCTCGAGAGCCTCGAGGCCGACCTGGACCTGTACGTGGGCCCCGAAGCCATCAACGGCGACCATCGCCTGGCGCTACCCGAGGATAGCGAGATCGACGCCTGGTACGAACAGGCCCGCAAGTACGACGTCGACCCCGACGTTCTGGCCTCGCTCGAAGGCGGCTACACGGGCGCCGTCGCGGTCCTCGAGAAAGGCGAGAGCCCGACGGTCGGCCTCCGGGTCGACATCGACGGCCTCCCACGGATCGAAGCCGATGGCGAAGATCACGAACCCGCAGCCGAAGGGTTCCGGTCCGAACACGAGGCCATGCACGCCTGCGGGCACGACTCCCACGCGACCGTCGGCATCGGCGTCATCGACGCCATCGCGGACAGCGACTTTCAGGGAACGCTAAAGGTGTTCTTCCAGCCCGCCGAGGAGGTCATCGGCGGTGGGAAGGCGATGGCGAAGAGCGACCACCTCGCGGACGTCGACTACCTGCTGGCGATGCACGTCGGCCTCGACCACCCGACCGGCGAAATCGTCGCCGGCATCGACGGCTTCCTCGCCGTTTCCCACCTCGAGGCGACGTTCTACGGCGAACCGGCCCACGCGGGCGCTCGTCCGGAGGAAGGGCGCAACGCGAATCAGGCGCTCGCGACGGCCGTCCAGAACCTGTACGCGATTCCGCGCCACTCAGACGGGGAGACGCGGGTCAACGCCGGCGTCATCGAAGGTGGCTCCGCGGCGAACATCATCGCCGAGGAGGCCCGCCTGGTCGCGGAGGTGCGCGGCGAGACGACCGAACTCATGGAGTACATGCGCGAGAAGGGCACGCGGGTGCTCAGGTCCGCAGCCGAGATGCACGACTGCGACCTCGAGGTCGAACTCGGTGCCGAGGCACCGAGCGCGACGAGCGATGCGGAACTCGCCGACGTCGTCGCGGAGGTGGCGAGCGCGACCGACGGCGTCGAGCGGGTCCTCGAGCGCGACAAACTCGGCGGGAGCGAGGACGCCACCTTCCTGATGCGGGAGGTCCAGCAACACGGCGGGCTGGCGTGTTACGTCGGCGTCGGCACGGATCACCCCGGCGGCCACCACACCTCGACGTTCGACGTCGACGAGGCGAGTCTGCGTCACGGCGTCGACGTCCTGACGGGGACGATCGAACGGGTGAGCCTCGAGCGGCCCTGA
- a CDS encoding winged helix-turn-helix domain-containing protein — MEDVLWYVLASSRGGPTRVRILRALEERPRNANQLATELELDYTTIRHHLDVLMENNVVRRTDDDYAAVYLFTDQVRSNWDTVETVLEAVDSDSEAR; from the coding sequence ATGGAAGACGTTCTGTGGTACGTCCTCGCGAGTTCCCGCGGGGGTCCGACGCGCGTCCGGATCCTCAGGGCACTCGAGGAGCGACCGCGGAACGCCAACCAGCTCGCGACCGAACTCGAGCTGGACTACACGACGATTCGACATCACCTGGACGTCCTGATGGAGAACAACGTCGTCCGCCGAACCGACGACGACTACGCGGCCGTCTACCTGTTCACCGACCAGGTGCGGTCGAACTGGGACACCGTCGAAACCGTTCTCGAAGCGGTCGATTCGGACTCAGAGGCGAGGTAA